A genomic window from Algoriphagus sp. Y33 includes:
- a CDS encoding single-stranded DNA-binding protein: MVITGRLTADANVAELKDDRKVVNFSIAINDRYKTKAGEQKEVTNYVSCAYWLNTTVVQWLKKGALVELYGRIGVDAYVNTDGNAVGRLNFHTNNIKLLATPRRNGGAVEETEVVTQGSNGNGDEKDDLPF; encoded by the coding sequence ATGGTAATCACAGGAAGATTGACGGCAGACGCAAATGTCGCAGAACTCAAGGACGACAGGAAAGTAGTAAACTTTTCTATCGCTATCAATGACCGCTATAAAACCAAAGCGGGGGAGCAAAAGGAAGTGACCAACTATGTTAGTTGTGCCTATTGGCTCAACACAACTGTAGTCCAATGGCTGAAAAAAGGCGCATTGGTGGAACTATACGGGCGCATCGGGGTGGATGCGTATGTCAACACCGATGGCAATGCAGTCGGACGGCTGAACTTTCACACCAATAATATCAAGCTGTTGGCTACGCCCAGGCGAAATGGAGGTGCAGTGGAGGAAACAGAAGTTGTAACCCAGGGCAGTAACGGTAACGGGGATGAAAAGGACGACCTCCCTTTCTAA